In a genomic window of Moraxella osloensis:
- a CDS encoding DHCW motif cupin fold protein, whose translation MSQNIAFQHIDWTLIPKQEYRGETGSGFWQTIQFDGLRIRLVEYSAGYLADHWCQKGHFVYCELSRDCRRPKTLRQYPNEKQTIRGRS comes from the coding sequence ATGAGTCAAAACATCGCTTTTCAACATATCGACTGGACATTAATACCTAAACAAGAATATAGAGGCGAAACGGGTTCGGGATTTTGGCAAACTATTCAATTTGATGGTTTGAGAATCCGTTTGGTTGAGTATTCAGCAGGCTATCTGGCTGACCATTGGTGTCAAAAGGGGCATTTTGTGTATTGTGAACTGTCCCGAGATTGTCGGAGACCCAAAACTCTGAGACAATACCCTAATGAAAAGCAAACAATACGGGGCAGAAGTTAA